TAGACACGGCCATAGATGCGCGGATCTCCTGTAATCGCCATATTAATTCTGGCATACTGGTGGGCGTCATCGTTGATCCGTACCCAGCTGGCTCCGGCGTCATCCGAACGGAACACTCCTCTCACCCCGTCGATCTGGGCTACAGTATAGAGTGCCATATAATTCTCACCCGGTGCGGCCTTACCGAACCCGATCAGGTCTGCTTCTTCCACATTGCTCAGCTTCGTGAAGCTGGCACCTGAATTGGTTGAGTGCCATATGCCATACTTATCGAGCGGATGTCCGCCGGCAAACCAGAGATCGCCTTCGATTCCCGGCATAGCCTTCAGACTGACCTGAGCCTGGTTAGGCTGCAGACCGTTCACATTATTGGCAGGCAAGCCTGTCGCCCCCGTAGCCGTGAAGGTGGCTCCGCTATCCGTACTGACATAGAGCTTGCCCTCATAGAAGCCATAGAATTTATTCGGATTCACCCGGTCTGACGCAATCTTCGCTCCGGCAGGCACGCCGCTGCTTGCGGTCCAGGCATTGCCGCCGGTCTTGGAATAAAAGACCCCGATATCTGAGGTGCTCCACAGCAGCGCATTGCCGTTCGCTGATGCAGCAATCTGGCCCTGGCCTACCGTGGTGCTGCCGCCTTTGGAGGGTTCCGCATTCGGCATATACCAGTTCTTACCGTTGTCATTGGAGATCCCGATTGACTTACTGTTCGGATACTTCTCTTTGTCCGCACCGCCGACACGAACGACATAGGCCGGGTCCAGCTCTGCATAATCTATGCTGTTCGTGCTCGCCCAGATGGGACTCGTCTGGAACTTCACCGGCACAGCCGTTACATCGTCATACCGGAAGCCGGACACATCCCCCAGCGCGGTAATCAGATGAGCGCCCGAAGGCGGGCTGATCAGCCCCAGCACTGCGGTCTCTTCCACCCCTTTGGCCATCACGGATATGTTGACCTTACCGCCGGTATCCCAGTCCCCGAGGTTATTCGTACCGTAGATCGTTGCGCCGGTGCCATACATCATCCTGTCCGAGTTGAACGGATCGATCTCAAGGTCCCCTATCATCCAGCCCATCTTCGGTGCAGGATCAAGCGAGCTCGAGGTCAGCCCAAGATTAAGCCACGGAGCCGCAGTAATATCCATCTCGAACTTGTAATTGCGCTCCGGATAGAAGCCCCAATCCCAGATCCGGCTCCAGGTCTCTCCGCCGTCCTTACTGCGGAAAATCACCTCGTCCGGCCACCAGGCATTGAGGCTGGCTACCATCAGCGTATTCGGATGCTGGGCATCCAGCGCAAGCCCGCCGAAGCCATAGAAGTTGTCGTTCCCTGTTGTAGGGCTGATATTTTTCCAGACGCCGCTGGTTGTGTTATATTTCCAGACCTCACCCTTGCGTCCGTCATACGGCCCGACCCCGTCACTGTAGGTGATGTACAGATCGCCTGTTGCCGACAGCTCCCCATGATGCGGAAGCAGGCCTACCGGCTGACCCGGCAGCGCTGACCAGGTTGCACCTCCATCTGTGCTGCGGAACACACTTTTAGCGGTATCCGCCACACCGACATAGATGCTCTGGGTAGCTTGTCCGGCAGAGCCCGTGCTTTTATCAAAAGTAATCCAGGACAAGCCCACGATATCACTCTGATACTCATTCGCCGGATTCTGAACATACGTCCCTACATTCGTGAAAGAGGTAACCTTGGACCAGGTCACGCCGGAGTCCGCACTCTTCCACAGACCATTCCCGCTCCGCGCCCCGAAGAACAGAATGCTGTTCTTATTCGGGTCAATCACCAGCCTCTCTCCGGCTGAACGTCC
The window above is part of the Paenibacillus sp. FSL H8-0048 genome. Proteins encoded here:
- a CDS encoding X2-like carbohydrate binding domain-containing protein — protein: MSRKRIRRLGILVLLTAMSGSLFTVAPAVTDAAASEDYSWNSVATGAGGGFVPGIIFNQTEPNLIYARTDIGGAYRWNEANGSWIPLTDSVGWADWNKNGVDALATDPVDPDKVYMATGTYTNSWDGNGQIMRSSDRGDTWQSSPLPFKVGGNMPGRSAGERLVIDPNKNSILFFGARSGNGLWKSADSGVTWSKVTSFTNVGTYVQNPANEYQSDIVGLSWITFDKSTGSAGQATQSIYVGVADTAKSVFRSTDGGATWSALPGQPVGLLPHHGELSATGDLYITYSDGVGPYDGRKGEVWKYNTTSGVWKNISPTTGNDNFYGFGGLALDAQHPNTLMVASLNAWWPDEVIFRSKDGGETWSRIWDWGFYPERNYKFEMDITAAPWLNLGLTSSSLDPAPKMGWMIGDLEIDPFNSDRMMYGTGATIYGTNNLGDWDTGGKVNISVMAKGVEETAVLGLISPPSGAHLITALGDVSGFRYDDVTAVPVKFQTSPIWASTNSIDYAELDPAYVVRVGGADKEKYPNSKSIGISNDNGKNWYMPNAEPSKGGSTTVGQGQIAASANGNALLWSTSDIGVFYSKTGGNAWTASSGVPAGAKIASDRVNPNKFYGFYEGKLYVSTDSGATFTATGATGLPANNVNGLQPNQAQVSLKAMPGIEGDLWFAGGHPLDKYGIWHSTNSGASFTKLSNVEEADLIGFGKAAPGENYMALYTVAQIDGVRGVFRSDDAGASWVRINDDAHQYARINMAITGDPRIYGRVYLGTNGRGTLYADPVNPPAAGSVITPVTASFDKKTANQSDIPVTMTLNGNTLDSITNGAATLTAGTDYTLSGSTVTIHKAYLAAQAVGTTTLSFHFSAGAAKTLTVTVADTTTTANDSAITPVTASFDKKTGNQSDIEVTMTLNGNTLASIKNGPAVLTAGTDYTVSGSVVTIHKAYLAAQAAGTTTLSFQFSAGAPQSLAVTVTDTTAPVDGGLKVQMFNSSTANAVNALSPRIKLVNTGTAAVSLADVKLRYYYTSDGEQAQNFFCDWSQVGSANVTGTFVKLPAALSGADHYLELGFTAAAGSLPPGASIDIQMRASKVDWTNYNQSDDYSFNPAGTAPADWAKLPAYISGSLVWGIEPL